In the genome of Telluria mixta, the window ACCTTTCCTCCTTACCTGAGCCTGTCCGTCTGGCTGCCGATTTTGTGCGGCGTCATCGTGCTGGCCGTCGGTCGCGACAGCCGCGCGGGTTTCACCCGCCTGCTGGCGCTGGCCGGTTCGATCATCAGCTTTTTGCCGACGATCCCGTTGTTCACGCAGTTCAGCAACACGGCCCACGGCCCGCAGTTCGTGGAAAAAGCGGCCTGGATCGAGCGCTTCAACATCCAGTACTACCTGGGCATTGACGGCCTGAGCCTGTGGTTCGTGCCGCTGACCGCGTTCATCACGATCATCGTGGTGATCTCGGCCTGGGAAGTGATCCAGGAACGCGTGGCCCAGTACATGGGTTCGTTCCTGCTGCTGTCGGGCCTGATGATCGGCGTGTTCGTCGCGCTGGACGGCCTGCTGTTCTACTTCTTCTTCGAAGCCACGCTGATCCCGATGTTCATCATCATCGGCGTGTTCGGCGGCCCGAACCGCGTGTACGCGTCGTTCAAGTTTTTCCTGTACACGTTCATGGGCTCGCTGCTGACGCTGATCGCGATCATCTACCTGTACAACAAATCGAACGGCAGCTTCGACATCCTGGCATGGCACAACCTGCCGCTGACGATGAAGGAGCAAGTCCTGATCTTCGTCGCGTTCCTGATGGCCTTCGCCGTCAAGGTGCCGATGTGGCCGGTGCACACCTGGCTGCCGGACGCCCACGTGGAAGCGCCGACCGGCGGTTCCGTCGTGCTGGCCGCGATCATGCTGAAGCTGGGCGGTTACGGCTTCCTGCGGTTCTCGCTGCCGATCGCGCCTGACGCATCGCACTACCTGGCCCCGCTGATCATCGTGCTGTCGCTGATCGCCGTGATCTACATCGGCCTGGTCGCGATGGTGCAGGTCGACATGAAGAAACTGGTCGCGTATTCGTCGATCGCCCACATGGGCTTCGTCACGCTCGGCTTCTTCATCTTCAACGAGATCGGCGTGCAGGGCGGTATCGTGCAGATGATCTCGCACGGCTTCGTGTCGGGCGCCATGTTCCTGTGCATCGGCGTGCTGTACGACCGCCTGCACTCGCGCCAGATCGCCGACTACGGTGGCGTCGTCAACGTGATGCCGAAGTTCGCCGCGTTCTCCGTGCTGTTCGCGATGGCCAACTGCGGCCTGCCGGCGACGTCGGGCTTCGTGGGCGAATTCATGGTCATCCTGGGCGCCGTCCAGTTCAACTTCTGGACCGGCCTGCTGGCCGCCACCGCCCTGATCCTGGGCGCGGCGTACTCGCTGTGGATGGTCAAGCGCGTCGTGTTCGGCAAGATCGGCAACAAGCACGTGGCCGAACTGACCGACCTGAACGGCCGCGAGTTCTTCATGCTGGGCGTGCTCGCGATCCTGACCATCTACATGGGCCTGTATCCGGCGCCGTTCACCGATGCGCTGCAAGTGTCGGTCACGGACCTGCTGCAGCACGTGTCGGTCAGCAAGCTGCCGCAGGCAGTCGCTGCGGTCGCCGCGCACTGAATAGAGGCACAAACAACGATATGAATCCGATGATTAACACCCAAGCCGTGCTGGCCGCCAACAACCTGGGGCCGGTCTCTGCAGAAATCTTCCTGGTCATCGCGTCCTGCGCCATCCTTCTGATCGACATGT includes:
- a CDS encoding NADH-quinone oxidoreductase subunit M — protein: MQSISTFPPYLSLSVWLPILCGVIVLAVGRDSRAGFTRLLALAGSIISFLPTIPLFTQFSNTAHGPQFVEKAAWIERFNIQYYLGIDGLSLWFVPLTAFITIIVVISAWEVIQERVAQYMGSFLLLSGLMIGVFVALDGLLFYFFFEATLIPMFIIIGVFGGPNRVYASFKFFLYTFMGSLLTLIAIIYLYNKSNGSFDILAWHNLPLTMKEQVLIFVAFLMAFAVKVPMWPVHTWLPDAHVEAPTGGSVVLAAIMLKLGGYGFLRFSLPIAPDASHYLAPLIIVLSLIAVIYIGLVAMVQVDMKKLVAYSSIAHMGFVTLGFFIFNEIGVQGGIVQMISHGFVSGAMFLCIGVLYDRLHSRQIADYGGVVNVMPKFAAFSVLFAMANCGLPATSGFVGEFMVILGAVQFNFWTGLLAATALILGAAYSLWMVKRVVFGKIGNKHVAELTDLNGREFFMLGVLAILTIYMGLYPAPFTDALQVSVTDLLQHVSVSKLPQAVAAVAAH